The nucleotide window CAGGCAAAGGTGAGATTCACGCAAGCGTGAAGGGAATTCACGCAGGCGTGAAGTGTAGCGATGCCGAGTTCATGCAATACCGCAGGCCGGTGTCGGTGGGGCCATCGTCAAACACATGGCCCAGGTGGGCGCCGCACTGGGCGCACACGGTTTCCACACGCCGCATGCCGTGGCTGGTGTCGGTGATTTCGGTGATGGCGCCGGGAACGGCCAGCGAGAAGCTGGGCCAGCCGCAGTGCGCGTCGAACTTGGTGTCTGCATCGAACAGCTTGTTGCCACAGCAGATGCAGTGGTAGCTGCCGTCTGCCCATTGGCGTTCGTATTTGCCGCTGAAAGGGCGCTCGGTGGCGGCGTGGCGGGTGACCTGGAATGCGCCCGGTTCGGCACCTTTCTCGATCAGCAAGGCTTTCCATTCGGCTTCGGTCTTGGTCACGGGGTAAGACATCGTGGTTTCCTCGGGTTAAGCGGTTGGCAAGGGATTTCAGGAACTGCAACTGATGGCGATGCTGCCAGCCCAATCCGGTGGAAAACCGGCCAGGGCGTCGTGTTCGGGGTGTTCGTCGTAGGGGCGTTCCAGCACTTTCAACAATTCGGCCACCTTGGAAAAATCCTTGGCCTTGGCGGATTGGATGGCCAATTCGCCCAAATGGTTCCGCAGCACGTATTTGGGGTTGGATTTGAGCATCAAATCGGCATCCAGCCCCTGTGGATACTGCGCAAGCAGCTCTGAAAATTGTAGCAATGCAGCGTCGATACCGGTCCGGTCCAGGAACAGGTCACGCACCGAGGCATCGTCTGCACGCTGTTCACGTGCCCAATGGCTCAAGCGCCGCCAGAAGATGCTGTAGTCCACGCGGTCTGCAGCCATCAGGCGCAGAAAGGTGTCGGCCACCGGGCCCAGTTCAGCATGCACTTCGGCAAAGCCCAACTTGGCCGCCATACGGCTGGCAAAGGCCAGCGGGTAGGAGACTTTGTAGGTCTCCAGTGCGGCAATCGCCTGTTCCTGTTCACCAATCAGCGGCAGCAAGGCCTGGCCCAGGCAATACAGGTTCCAGTAAGCAACGTTGGGCTGTTTGTAGAAAGCGTAGCGGCCCTGGTGGTCTGAATGGTTGCAGATGTGGCCGGGGTCGTAGGCGTCGAGAAACTGGAACGGACCGTAGTCAATCGTCAGCCCCAGGATGTTCATGTTGTCGGTGTTCATCACGCCATGGCAAAAGCCCACGGCCTGCCACTGCGCCACCATCTCGGCGGTGCGTTGTGTCACGGCCTCCAGGAAGTTGGCGTAGGGGTTGCCGTTGTAGCGTCCATCCGTGCGGCACTGCGGGTAATACCGGTCGATCACGTAGTCCGCCAGCGTGCGCAACGGGTCGTGCTGGTTGGTGTGGGAAAAGTGTTCGAAATGGCCAAAGCGGATAAAGCTGGGCGCGGTGCGGGTCACCACGGCGGCGGTTTCGATGTCTTCGCGGCGCACGGGCGCGTCAGACCCGGTCACGCAAAGCGCGCGTGAAGTCGGAACGCCCAGACCGTGCATGGCCTCGGAGCCCAGAAATTCGCGGATGCTGCTGCGCAGGACAGCGCGCCCGTCGCCCATGCGGGAAAACGGCGTCAGGCCCGCGCCTTTGAGCTGTACTTCCAAGCCGTTGGTTTCGCCCAGCAAGATGGCGCGGCCATCACCCAGTTGACCAGCCCAATGGCCAAATTGGTGGCCGCTGTAGACGCTGGCCAGCGGTTGTGTGCCTGCGAGTTGCAAGTTGCCCGTTAGTGCCTGCAGCAGATCGGGCGACTCCAGTGCATCGGTTGGCAGACCCAGTGTGGCAGCCACTTGGGTGCTGCGGCCCACCCAATATGGAGCGGGCAAGGGGGTGGGGGAGAGGGCTTCGAAAAAGTCTTCGCCCAGAGCGGCGAAGCGGTTGTTCCACACCAGACCGGAGTCCAGTGTCGGCGGGTCTTGCGGGGCAGTCGTCATGCGGGAATTGTCCCGCAAAGCCACAAGTCGGGGTTTGGGAAGGGTTACTATCTTCCACGCACAAAAGTGCGTCGTTATTCAGAAAATTAGGAGACCCCCCGCCATGTTAGGTTTGATGCAAAGCCAGCAATTGCTGATTTCTTCACTGATCGATTTCGCCGAAAGGCACCATGGAGAGGGGGAAATTGTTTCCCGCCGGGTGGAGGGGGACATCCACCGTTACACCTACAAAGATGTTGCCGTCCGTGCGCGCAAGGCCGCGAATGCGCTGGACCAGATGAAACTGGCCTTTAGCGACCGCGTGGCCACCCTGGCCTGGAACGGCTACCGCCACCTGGAGCTGTACTTTGGTGTGAGCGGGTCGGGCCGTGTCTTGCACACGCTGAACCCGCGCCTGCACCCCGACCAGATCGTCTGGATTGCCAACCACGCCGAAGACCAGGTGCTGTGTTTTGACATGACTTTCCTGCCCATCGTCAAGGCCGTGCACAGCCGTTGCACAACCATCAAACACTACATCGCCATGTGTGATGCCGACAAGCTGCCCACCGACACCGGCATTCCCGGATTGCAGAGTTACGAAGCCTGGATTGGCGCACAGCCCGATACCTACACCTGGCCGCAGTTTGACGAAAACTCCGCGTCCAGCATGTGTTACACCAGCGGCACCACGGGCAATCCCAAGGCCGCGCTGTACAGCCATCGCTCCACCATGCTGCACGCTTATGCCGTGGCCATGCCCGATGTAATGGCGGTCAGTGCGCGCGACTCCATCTTGCCCGTGGTGCCCATGTTCCACGTCAATGCCTGGGGCCTGCCGTACACGGCGGCCATGACCGGTGCCAAGCTGGTTTTCCCCGGCCCGGCGATGGATGGCAAGTCGATTTTTGAACTGATCGAAGGCGAAAAGGTGACTTTCGCTGCGGGCGTGCCCACCGTGTGGCAAATGATGCTGGGCCACATCCAGTCCAACGACTTGAAGTTCTCGACCTTGAAGCGCACAGTGATTGGCGGCTCGGCCTGTCCACCGGCCATGATCACGGCCTTCAATGATGTCTATGGCGTGGAAGTGCTGCACGCCTGGGGTATGACAGAAATGTCGCCGCTGGGTACGGTATGCACGCTGAAGAACAAACACCTGACGATAAACTCCGACGACAAGATGAAGATCCGCCTCAAACAGGGGCGGGGCATCTTTGGTGTGGACATGAAGATCGTGGACGAAGCGGGCAAGGAATTGCCCTGGGATGGCAAGGCCTATGGCGACTTGCTGGTCAAAGGCCCCTGGGTTATCAACGAATACTTCAAAGGCGAGGGCGGCTCGCCGCTGGTCGATGGATGGTTCCCCACGGGTGACGTGGCCACGATCAACCCCGAGGGTTACATGCAGATCACCGACCGCAGCAAGGACGTGATCAAGTCCGGCGGCGAGTGGATCAGTTCCATCGATGTGGAGAACATTGCGATGGCGCATCCGGCAGTGGCCATGGCCGCGTGTATCGGCATGAAACATCCCAAGTGGGATGAGCGTCCCATCATCGCGGTGGTGAAGAAGCCGGGGTCGGAAGTGACGCGTGATGAACTCATCAATTTCTACGAAGGCAAGACTGCCAAATGGCAGATTCCGGACGATGTAATTTTCGTGGATGCGATTCCTTTGGGGGGGACCGGAAAGATGCAGAAAACTAAGTTGCGCGACATGCTGGCGGACTACAAATTGCCAGGCGTTTGACCCCAGTGTTTCCCCGGTTAATCACCGAGTCACCTTGGTGATAGACCTAGGGGAAACCCCTTGTGTTGCGATGCACAAAACCAGTACGCTCAGGCCATGTGAAAGAGACCGTGGAAATGAGTTTTACAGGAGACAAAAACATGAAGTTCGCATTCAAGATCGCCGCTGTTGCAACCATGGTGGTTTGCGCCAGCGCCGCGTTGGCCCAAAAGGGTGAAACCGTCAAGTTGGTCCGCATTGACCCCTTGACTGGTTTGCTGGGCCCAGTGGGTATCAACCAGGACAAGAGCTACAAGTTTTTTGCCGAGAAGTTCAGTGGTGCGGGCAACCCCGCTGGTGTCAAGTTCGAGTTCTCCACCATTGACAACAAACTCAGCCCCACAGAAAGTTTGAATGCGCTGAAGGCGGCCATCGACCAGGGCGTGCGCTACATCATCCAGGGTAACGGTTCCTCCGTGGCGCTGGCCCTGAGCGACGCCATCACCAAGCACAACGAACGCAATCCCGGCAAGGAAGTCATTTTCCTGAACGACTCTGCGGTCGACCCAGACCTGACCAATAGCAAGTGCAGCTACTGGCACTTCCGTTTTGATGCCGACACCTCCATGAAGATGGAAGCCATGTCCAGCTTCATGAAGGACCAAAAGGACATCCAGAAGGTTTACATCCTGGGTCAGAACTACTCGCACGGTGTGCAGGTGGCCAACTACACCAAGGAAACACTGGCCCGCAAGCGCCCCGACATCAAGATCGTCGGTGAAGACCTGCACCCACTGGCCCAGGTGCGTGACTTCGCTCCTTACATTGCCAAGATCAAGGCCTCTGGTGCGGATACCGTAGTGACCGGCAACTGGGGTTCTGACCTGGCACTGCTGGTCAAGGCAGCCAACGAAGGTGGCTACACCGGCAAGTTCTTCACCTACTACGCTGGCGTCACGGGTACGCCCACTGCGCTGGGTACCAACGGTGCAGGCCGCGTGTACCAGATCGCTTACAACCACTACAACATGGGTGGGCAAGCGCAAAAATGGCAAGACGAGTTCAAGGCCAAGTACAACGACGACTTCTTCACTGGCTCCGTCATCCGTGTCTACCAGATGCTGGGCGCTGCCATGGCCAAAGCCAAGTCGACAGACCCCGTCAAGGTGGCAGCCGCTCTGGAAGGCCTGAAAGTGGACAGCTTCAACGGTGAAGTGGAAATGCGCAAGGCAGACCACCAGTTGCAACAGCCGCTGTACATGACGGTCTGGCAAAAGGCGGACAAGAAATACCCCTACAGCCCTGAAAACACCGGCATGACGCTGGCGCCCGTGAAGGAGTACCCGAACTATGTGTCCAGTACGCCTACCAGCTGCCAGATGAAGCGTCCAAGCTGATGAAAATAGCGCCCCCACGCTCCACCACTGCGTGGGTTGCTGCCCCCCGAGGGGGCTAATTCCCTTTGGGACGGCCCGGCGGGAAATTGCCCTCTAGCCTGAGCCCCTGCGGGTCACCGTTGCGGGCTCTTTTAATTTCTGCAAGATTTGCCGCGATAGGGAAGGTTGGTTGGAATGGAGTTTTTCATCATCTCGATGCTCAACGGCTTGAGCTACGGCCTGCTGTTGTTCATGCTGAGTTCCGGACTCACGCTGATTTTCAGCATGATGGGCGTTTTGAACTTTGCCCACGCCTCTTTTTACATGCTGGGTGCCTATGTGGGCTACACCATTTCACAGGTGATCGGTTTCTGGCCTGCACTGGTACTGGCGCCGCTGGTCGTCGGTGCGATGGGCGCCCTGTTTGAGCGGCTGTGCCTGCGCAAGGTACACAAGTACGGCCACGTGGCTGAACTGCTGATCACGTTTGGCCTGTCCTATGTGATCCTGGAGCTGGTGCAACTGGTCTGGGGGCGTATTGCCCTGGAGTTCCGCCCACCGGAAGTGCTGCGAGGCCCGGCCTTTACCCTGATCAACCATTCTGTAGATGGTCTCAAAATCCTGTGGGGTGCTGCACCCGTTGACATGTGCAGTGCCGCAGACGTCGCCATTCGCGTCGTGTGTTCTCCCTTCCCGGCCACCCGTGGTTTCATGATGCTGGTGGCGTTGATCATGCTGGGATCCGTCTGGCTGCTGCTCACACGCACCCGTGTCGGTCTGGTGATCCAAGCGTCCTTGACGCATCCCGATGCGGTCGAAGCTCTGGGCCACAACGTCCCCCGCGTGTTCATGATGGTTTTTGGTTTTGGTGCCGCACTGGCCGGGCTGGCCGGTGTGATTGGCGGCAGTACCTACCTGACCGAGCCGGCCATGGCCGCTACGGTGGGCTCCATCATTTTTGTGGTGGTGGTGGTGGGTGGCCTGGGTTCTTTGTCCGGTGCTTTCCTGGCATCTCTGCTCATTGGGGTGGTGCAGACCTTTGCCGTGGCATTCGACTATTCGGTGCTGAGCCTGCTGGACCAGTTTGGTGTGCAGGTCAGTGCAGCACTGCGTGGCAACTCGTTGACCAAACTCACGCTCTCGCAGATCGCGCCCATTCTTCCGTACCTGTTCCTGGTGCTGATTCTGATCTTCCGGCCCAAGGGTCTTTTGGGTAACCGGGAAGGCTAATTTTTCATGTCTGCTGCAAACTCTGCGCGTTTTTACGCCTTCAAACCCCTGAACGTGGGCCGGGCGGTTATCTGGAGCCTGTTCGCATTGCTGATGGTCGTCGCTCCGCTGGTGTTTACCAGCGGCCTGTCCATCACCATGCTGTCCCAAATGGGCATTGGCATCATTGCCTGCCTGTCTTTCAACATGCTGCTGGGGCAGGGCGGCATGCTCAGTTTCGGGCATGCCGTGTACACAGGTCTGGGTGCTTTTGTCTCCATCCATGCGCTCAACGCCATCTCGGGTGGTTCGCTGCCCTTGCCGGTGTCGCTGGTTCCTCTGGTGGGTGGCCTCGCGGGCATGGGCTTTGCCGCGTTGTTTGGTTACGTCACCACACGCAAGGCCGGTAACACCTTTGCCATGATCACGTTGGGCCTGGCGGAACTGGTGTTTGCCATGTCGCTCATGATCCCCGAGTTTTTCGGCGGCGAGGGCGGGATCTCGGGCAACCGGGTGGTGGGCAAGGCCTTCTTCGGCATCACCTACGGCCCGGCCATCCAGGTCTATTACCTGATTGCGATCTACACCTTCATCGCCGTGGTGCTGATGTTTGCCTTCACCCAGACGCCGCTGGGGCGCATGCTCAATGCCGTGCGTGACAACCCGGAACGCGTGGAGTTTGTGGGCTACAACACGCAGCGTGTGCGTTACCTAGCTTTCATCATTGCAGGCTTTTTTGCTGGCATTTCCGGTGGACTGGGTGCGCTGAACTTTGAAATTGTGAATGCCGAAGTGGTGGGCGCTGCACGTTCGGGCGCCTACCTGCTGTTCACCTTCCTCGGTGGTGCAACCTTCTTCTTCGGCCCCATCCTGGGGGCCATTCTGATGGTGCTGGCGTTTGTGCTGC belongs to Rhodoferax saidenbachensis and includes:
- a CDS encoding protein adenylyltransferase SelO, which encodes MTTAPQDPPTLDSGLVWNNRFAALGEDFFEALSPTPLPAPYWVGRSTQVAATLGLPTDALESPDLLQALTGNLQLAGTQPLASVYSGHQFGHWAGQLGDGRAILLGETNGLEVQLKGAGLTPFSRMGDGRAVLRSSIREFLGSEAMHGLGVPTSRALCVTGSDAPVRREDIETAAVVTRTAPSFIRFGHFEHFSHTNQHDPLRTLADYVIDRYYPQCRTDGRYNGNPYANFLEAVTQRTAEMVAQWQAVGFCHGVMNTDNMNILGLTIDYGPFQFLDAYDPGHICNHSDHQGRYAFYKQPNVAYWNLYCLGQALLPLIGEQEQAIAALETYKVSYPLAFASRMAAKLGFAEVHAELGPVADTFLRLMAADRVDYSIFWRRLSHWAREQRADDASVRDLFLDRTGIDAALLQFSELLAQYPQGLDADLMLKSNPKYVLRNHLGELAIQSAKAKDFSKVAELLKVLERPYDEHPEHDALAGFPPDWAGSIAISCSS
- a CDS encoding 3-(methylthio)propionyl-CoA ligase, with product MLGLMQSQQLLISSLIDFAERHHGEGEIVSRRVEGDIHRYTYKDVAVRARKAANALDQMKLAFSDRVATLAWNGYRHLELYFGVSGSGRVLHTLNPRLHPDQIVWIANHAEDQVLCFDMTFLPIVKAVHSRCTTIKHYIAMCDADKLPTDTGIPGLQSYEAWIGAQPDTYTWPQFDENSASSMCYTSGTTGNPKAALYSHRSTMLHAYAVAMPDVMAVSARDSILPVVPMFHVNAWGLPYTAAMTGAKLVFPGPAMDGKSIFELIEGEKVTFAAGVPTVWQMMLGHIQSNDLKFSTLKRTVIGGSACPPAMITAFNDVYGVEVLHAWGMTEMSPLGTVCTLKNKHLTINSDDKMKIRLKQGRGIFGVDMKIVDEAGKELPWDGKAYGDLLVKGPWVINEYFKGEGGSPLVDGWFPTGDVATINPEGYMQITDRSKDVIKSGGEWISSIDVENIAMAHPAVAMAACIGMKHPKWDERPIIAVVKKPGSEVTRDELINFYEGKTAKWQIPDDVIFVDAIPLGGTGKMQKTKLRDMLADYKLPGV
- a CDS encoding branched-chain amino acid ABC transporter permease; this translates as MEFFIISMLNGLSYGLLLFMLSSGLTLIFSMMGVLNFAHASFYMLGAYVGYTISQVIGFWPALVLAPLVVGAMGALFERLCLRKVHKYGHVAELLITFGLSYVILELVQLVWGRIALEFRPPEVLRGPAFTLINHSVDGLKILWGAAPVDMCSAADVAIRVVCSPFPATRGFMMLVALIMLGSVWLLLTRTRVGLVIQASLTHPDAVEALGHNVPRVFMMVFGFGAALAGLAGVIGGSTYLTEPAMAATVGSIIFVVVVVGGLGSLSGAFLASLLIGVVQTFAVAFDYSVLSLLDQFGVQVSAALRGNSLTKLTLSQIAPILPYLFLVLILIFRPKGLLGNREG
- a CDS encoding branched-chain amino acid ABC transporter substrate-binding protein, with translation MKFAFKIAAVATMVVCASAALAQKGETVKLVRIDPLTGLLGPVGINQDKSYKFFAEKFSGAGNPAGVKFEFSTIDNKLSPTESLNALKAAIDQGVRYIIQGNGSSVALALSDAITKHNERNPGKEVIFLNDSAVDPDLTNSKCSYWHFRFDADTSMKMEAMSSFMKDQKDIQKVYILGQNYSHGVQVANYTKETLARKRPDIKIVGEDLHPLAQVRDFAPYIAKIKASGADTVVTGNWGSDLALLVKAANEGGYTGKFFTYYAGVTGTPTALGTNGAGRVYQIAYNHYNMGGQAQKWQDEFKAKYNDDFFTGSVIRVYQMLGAAMAKAKSTDPVKVAAALEGLKVDSFNGEVEMRKADHQLQQPLYMTVWQKADKKYPYSPENTGMTLAPVKEYPNYVSSTPTSCQMKRPS
- a CDS encoding branched-chain amino acid ABC transporter permease, giving the protein MSAANSARFYAFKPLNVGRAVIWSLFALLMVVAPLVFTSGLSITMLSQMGIGIIACLSFNMLLGQGGMLSFGHAVYTGLGAFVSIHALNAISGGSLPLPVSLVPLVGGLAGMGFAALFGYVTTRKAGNTFAMITLGLAELVFAMSLMIPEFFGGEGGISGNRVVGKAFFGITYGPAIQVYYLIAIYTFIAVVLMFAFTQTPLGRMLNAVRDNPERVEFVGYNTQRVRYLAFIIAGFFAGISGGLGALNFEIVNAEVVGAARSGAYLLFTFLGGATFFFGPILGAILMVLAFVLLSEFTKAWLLYLGLIFLFMVMYAPGGIASLIMMNLRIAAYGKLRQLWVCYVALAGTALVTLAGAAGLVEMIYHLQLNASMGSELQFMGVHLDTSSVNSWFGAGFLMLTGLGLFELCRRQFLRDWSRIQEEIQKEIQRKEAL
- the msrB gene encoding peptide-methionine (R)-S-oxide reductase MsrB, translating into MSYPVTKTEAEWKALLIEKGAEPGAFQVTRHAATERPFSGKYERQWADGSYHCICCGNKLFDADTKFDAHCGWPSFSLAVPGAITEITDTSHGMRRVETVCAQCGAHLGHVFDDGPTDTGLRYCMNSASLHFTPA